A genomic segment from Actinomadura hallensis encodes:
- the sepF gene encoding cell division protein SepF → MIRTLRPKDYNEALHVGHFFRKGVPVLVDLTQLTDETARQMVDFCAGLICGRGGDMERLDRRLFLLQPSPSPRIAPAHIPDLAHITD, encoded by the coding sequence GTGATCAGAACGCTGCGCCCGAAGGACTACAACGAGGCGCTCCACGTCGGGCACTTCTTCCGCAAGGGCGTCCCCGTCCTCGTGGACCTCACGCAACTGACCGATGAGACGGCCAGGCAGATGGTGGACTTCTGCGCCGGGCTGATCTGCGGCCGGGGCGGCGACATGGAGCGGCTGGACCGGCGGCTCTTCCTCCTTCAGCCCTCGCCCTCCCCCCGCATCGCCCCCGCCCACATCCCCGACCTGGCCCACATCACCGACTGA
- a CDS encoding ferredoxin--NADP reductase encodes MTALKARVVEVVRETPDAHSLVLEPAEGDRDRFSYRPGQFLTVRIPVDGGWAARCYSLCSSPLTDDRLKVTVKRVAGGLGSNWICDNVTAGDVLEVLRPSGTFTPASLDDDLLLVAGGSGITPVMSILKSCLAGGSGKIALLYANRDEQSVIFADELRELTERHPDRLTVIHLLESVQGLPTPALVRSLARPFTGREAFVCGPEIFMDLVTGALTDLGARVHVERFFSLEGDPFEEPEAAEDADPADAGDAGEVEVEIDGETRTVPWPKQDLLLDALRRAGVDAPFSCREGSCAACACVVLEGEASMDANTVLDEQDLADGLILACQARPVTDRLKVTYDG; translated from the coding sequence ATGACGGCTCTGAAGGCGCGTGTCGTCGAGGTCGTCCGCGAGACGCCCGACGCTCACTCGCTCGTCCTCGAACCCGCCGAGGGCGACCGGGACCGGTTCTCCTACCGTCCCGGGCAGTTCCTCACCGTGAGGATCCCGGTCGACGGGGGCTGGGCGGCGCGCTGCTACTCGCTGTGCAGCTCCCCGCTCACCGACGACCGGCTGAAGGTGACGGTGAAACGGGTCGCGGGCGGTCTCGGGTCCAACTGGATCTGCGACAACGTCACGGCGGGCGACGTGCTGGAGGTGCTCCGCCCGTCGGGCACGTTCACCCCCGCGTCGCTGGACGACGACCTGCTGCTCGTCGCGGGCGGCAGCGGCATCACCCCGGTGATGTCGATCCTCAAGTCGTGCCTGGCGGGCGGGAGCGGGAAGATCGCCCTGCTCTACGCCAACCGGGACGAACAGTCGGTGATCTTCGCCGACGAGCTCCGGGAGCTGACCGAACGGCACCCGGACCGGCTCACGGTCATCCACCTGCTGGAGTCCGTGCAGGGCCTTCCCACGCCCGCGCTGGTCCGTTCCCTGGCCCGACCCTTCACCGGACGCGAGGCGTTCGTGTGCGGGCCGGAGATCTTCATGGACCTCGTCACGGGCGCCCTCACCGACCTCGGTGCACGCGTCCACGTCGAGCGGTTCTTCTCACTGGAGGGGGACCCGTTCGAGGAACCGGAGGCCGCCGAGGATGCGGACCCGGCGGACGCCGGGGACGCCGGCGAGGTCGAGGTCGAGATCGACGGCGAGACCCGCACAGTGCCCTGGCCGAAGCAGGACCTGCTCCTGGACGCGCTGCGGCGAGCGGGCGTGGACGCACCGTTCTCCTGCCGCGAAGGGTCCTGCGCGGCGTGCGCCTGCGTGGTGCTGGAGGGGGAGGCGTCGATGGACGCCAACACGGTCCTCGACGAGCAGGATCTCGCCGACGGACTCATCCTCGCCTGTCAGGCGAGGCCGGTCACCGACCGGTTGAAGGTCACCTACGACGGCTGA
- the hsaA gene encoding 3-hydroxy-9,10-secoandrosta-1,3,5(10)-triene-9,17-dione monooxygenase oxygenase subunit — translation MSNEVLDAVRGLLPGIAERARSVDEKGRIPAETVRELTDAGVFRMLQPARYGGAEADPVAFYEVVRAISGVCGSTGWVAAILGVHSWHLGLFEDEAQREVWGVDPDTLVSSSYSPIGRLTPVEGGYELTGRWSFSSGCEFASWALLGALVVGAEGRPVDFMTVLVPRDDYEIHQVWDSMGLRGTASDDIEVKGAFVPAHRAMRNFEQAQLRNPGRKVNTGPLYRMPFGTIFTSTVTASVIGMAAGCHDLYVRKMRDRIRLSLGGGRFVEDPHAQVAVARAASEIDAAVLQTDRNVREIYRYAARNEKIPMELRLRARRDQVRGTERAIEAIDILFKTAGGNSLHRGNVIERAWRDAHAGSVHVANDVEHALSMWGRGIFGLKVEDNLV, via the coding sequence ATGAGCAACGAGGTGCTGGACGCCGTGCGCGGACTGCTGCCGGGCATCGCCGAGCGGGCCCGGTCCGTGGACGAGAAGGGCCGCATCCCCGCCGAGACCGTCCGCGAGCTGACCGACGCCGGGGTGTTCCGGATGCTCCAGCCGGCCCGGTACGGCGGCGCGGAGGCGGACCCCGTCGCGTTCTACGAGGTGGTCCGGGCGATCTCGGGGGTGTGCGGCTCGACCGGCTGGGTCGCGGCGATCCTCGGCGTCCACTCCTGGCATCTCGGGTTGTTCGAGGACGAGGCGCAGCGGGAGGTGTGGGGCGTCGACCCGGACACGCTGGTCTCCTCCTCGTACTCCCCGATCGGGCGGCTCACCCCGGTCGAGGGCGGCTACGAGCTGACGGGCCGGTGGTCGTTCTCGTCCGGCTGCGAGTTCGCGTCCTGGGCGCTGCTCGGCGCGCTCGTCGTCGGCGCCGAGGGCCGCCCCGTCGACTTCATGACGGTCCTCGTCCCGCGCGACGACTACGAGATCCACCAGGTGTGGGACTCGATGGGCCTGCGCGGCACCGCCAGCGACGACATCGAGGTGAAGGGCGCGTTCGTGCCCGCGCACCGCGCGATGCGCAACTTCGAGCAGGCGCAGCTGCGCAACCCGGGCCGCAAGGTGAACACGGGCCCGCTGTACCGGATGCCGTTCGGGACGATCTTCACCAGCACCGTCACGGCCAGCGTGATCGGGATGGCGGCCGGCTGCCACGACCTGTACGTGCGGAAGATGCGGGACCGGATCCGGCTCAGCCTCGGCGGCGGCCGCTTCGTCGAGGACCCGCACGCCCAGGTCGCCGTGGCCCGCGCGGCGTCGGAGATCGACGCGGCGGTCCTGCAGACGGACCGGAACGTCCGGGAGATCTACCGGTACGCGGCCCGCAACGAGAAGATCCCCATGGAGCTGCGGCTGCGCGCGCGCCGCGACCAGGTGCGCGGCACCGAACGCGCCATCGAGGCGATCGACATCCTGTTCAAGACCGCCGGCGGCAACTCGCTGCACCGCGGCAACGTCATCGAGCGCGCCTGGCGCGACGCCCACGCCGGCAGCGTCCACGTCGCGAACGACGTGGAGCACGCCCTGTCGATGTGGGGCCGCGGCATCTTCGGCCTCAAGGTCGAGGACAACCTCGTCTGA
- a CDS encoding VOC family protein, whose translation MTQIRGLGYLKVQTRHIERWREFALEGLGFAEGGGPDPDGLYLRMDERRSRLQVLPGDADRVLAVGWEVRDQYALAAVREAVEKSGRTVTTLSAEEAAERDAEQVIAFTDPAGTPLEVFFGPVLDHSPVRTGFAQKFVTGPLGMGHVVLPTPKCEETVAFYNEVLGFLPRGAMKVGGGPMRVRFLGVNQRHHSLAVCPAPHDGDPGLVHLMVEVDTLDAVGIALDAVTERGFSISSTLGRHTNDKMVSFYVRAPGGWDIEYGCEGMLVDETYYTAEEITKDSYWGHDWSGSEPLAAFTPPGK comes from the coding sequence GTGACGCAGATCCGAGGGCTGGGTTATCTCAAGGTCCAGACCCGGCACATCGAACGCTGGCGCGAGTTCGCCCTCGAGGGGCTCGGGTTCGCCGAGGGCGGCGGACCGGACCCCGACGGCCTGTACCTGCGCATGGACGAGCGCCGGTCCCGGCTCCAGGTGCTGCCCGGCGACGCCGACAGGGTGCTGGCGGTGGGCTGGGAGGTGCGCGACCAGTACGCGCTCGCCGCCGTCCGCGAGGCCGTCGAGAAGTCCGGGCGGACCGTGACGACGCTGAGCGCCGAGGAGGCCGCCGAGCGCGACGCCGAGCAGGTCATCGCCTTCACCGACCCGGCGGGCACCCCCCTGGAGGTGTTCTTCGGTCCGGTGCTCGACCACAGCCCGGTGCGCACCGGGTTCGCGCAGAAGTTCGTCACCGGCCCGCTGGGCATGGGCCACGTGGTGCTGCCCACCCCGAAGTGCGAGGAGACCGTCGCCTTCTACAACGAGGTGCTCGGGTTCCTGCCGCGCGGCGCGATGAAGGTCGGCGGCGGCCCGATGCGGGTGCGGTTCCTGGGCGTCAACCAGCGGCACCACAGCCTCGCCGTCTGCCCGGCGCCGCACGACGGCGACCCGGGACTCGTCCACCTGATGGTGGAGGTCGACACCCTGGACGCGGTCGGCATCGCGCTGGACGCCGTCACCGAAAGGGGCTTCTCCATCTCCTCCACGCTGGGCCGCCACACCAACGACAAGATGGTGTCGTTCTACGTGCGCGCCCCCGGCGGCTGGGACATCGAGTACGGCTGCGAGGGGATGCTCGTGGACGAGACGTACTACACCGCCGAGGAGATCACCAAGGACAGCTACTGGGGGCACGATTGGTCCGGGTCGGAGCCGCTCGCGGCCTTCACCCCTCCGGGGAAGTGA
- a CDS encoding FAD-dependent oxidoreductase gives MTPRPSVEPVGLDEVGRFDHECGVLIVGYGCAGAAAAYEAARAGADVLVLERASGPGGSSAQSGGELYLGGGTEVQKACGFDDDPDNMYAYLEAALGPNADTEKLRLYCDESVEHFEWFRSCGVQFNHSLYENPTWMPFTEDGLMWLGENAWPYNTVARPVPRGHRPAARGFGGAVLMERLSSAAGAATHPDTQATNLVLDGDGRVAGLVARRYGERVTYRARQAVVITTGGFVDNEEMLAHHAPVLLGHGKVSDGLDDGSGIRMATAAGAATRRMSVVEIALTALPALACRGMLVDGLGRRFINEDVYPGHYSVHAVRHQPGPYWTIVDEEAYESVPEADRWGVLPKHVTETLAELEEALGMPAGALENTVEVYNRHAEKGEDPYFHKDPKWLRPLRSPFAAIDPADGFFGGADRGTGTGARGFTLGGLHTTVDGAVLNTSGEPVPGLYAAGRAASGMHGEGYVSGTSLGDGTFFGRRAGRAAAAE, from the coding sequence GTGACCCCGCGTCCCTCGGTCGAACCGGTCGGCCTCGACGAGGTCGGCCGCTTCGACCACGAATGCGGTGTGCTCATCGTCGGGTACGGCTGCGCCGGCGCGGCGGCGGCGTACGAGGCCGCCCGCGCCGGGGCGGACGTCCTGGTCCTGGAGCGGGCGAGCGGGCCCGGCGGGTCGTCGGCGCAGTCCGGTGGCGAGCTGTACCTCGGCGGCGGCACCGAGGTGCAGAAGGCGTGCGGCTTCGACGACGACCCCGACAACATGTACGCCTACCTCGAGGCGGCGCTCGGCCCGAACGCCGACACCGAGAAGCTCCGCCTGTACTGCGACGAGAGCGTCGAGCACTTCGAGTGGTTCCGCTCCTGCGGCGTCCAGTTCAACCACAGCCTCTACGAGAACCCGACGTGGATGCCGTTCACGGAGGACGGGCTCATGTGGCTGGGGGAGAACGCCTGGCCGTACAACACCGTCGCCCGTCCCGTCCCGCGCGGGCACCGCCCGGCGGCGCGCGGGTTCGGCGGGGCGGTGCTGATGGAGCGGCTGTCGTCCGCCGCCGGCGCCGCGACCCACCCCGACACGCAGGCGACGAACCTCGTCCTGGACGGGGACGGCCGCGTCGCCGGCCTCGTCGCCCGCCGGTACGGCGAGCGGGTCACCTACCGGGCCCGCCAGGCGGTCGTGATCACGACCGGCGGGTTCGTGGACAACGAGGAGATGCTCGCCCACCACGCCCCCGTCCTGCTCGGGCACGGCAAGGTCAGCGACGGCCTCGACGACGGGTCCGGCATCCGGATGGCGACCGCCGCCGGCGCCGCCACCCGCCGCATGTCGGTCGTCGAGATCGCGCTCACCGCCCTGCCCGCCCTGGCCTGCCGGGGCATGCTGGTGGACGGCCTGGGCCGCCGCTTCATCAACGAGGACGTCTACCCGGGGCACTACAGCGTCCACGCCGTCAGGCACCAGCCCGGCCCCTACTGGACGATCGTCGACGAGGAGGCCTACGAGTCCGTCCCCGAGGCGGACCGGTGGGGCGTCCTGCCCAAGCACGTCACCGAGACCCTCGCCGAACTGGAAGAGGCGCTGGGCATGCCCGCCGGGGCCCTGGAGAACACGGTCGAGGTGTACAACCGGCACGCCGAGAAGGGCGAGGACCCCTACTTCCACAAGGACCCGAAGTGGCTGCGGCCCCTGCGCTCCCCGTTCGCGGCGATCGACCCGGCCGACGGCTTCTTCGGCGGCGCCGACCGGGGCACCGGCACCGGCGCGCGCGGGTTCACGCTCGGCGGCCTGCACACCACGGTCGACGGCGCGGTGCTCAACACCTCGGGCGAACCGGTGCCCGGCCTGTACGCCGCCGGGCGCGCCGCGTCCGGGATGCACGGCGAGGGCTACGTCAGCGGGACGTCCCTCGGCGACGGCACGTTCTTCGGCCGCCGCGCCGGCCGCGCCGCCGCGGCGGAGTGA
- a CDS encoding AMP-binding protein, which produces MPELHDDRPAREVAFAELVAARADDDRPGLAFEDASWTWREVVAEARRRAALARPARGHVGLFLENGPEHLFWLLGLALAGIPAVELNPTRRGAELARDITHTDCRLLVTEPSRAEPLEGLVDVPSLTAGTPAYADMLDAARPAEPAPVDPKTIFSLVFTSGTTSAPKAVICTQGRLGRIALQQRDRRGLTRDDVFYVVMPMFHSNALMAGIAPAVATGGRIVLRRRFSASGFLPDVRRHGVTFFNYVGKPLSYILATPEKPDDADNPLRIAFGNEAAERDIHEFARRFGCTVIDSYGSSEGEIRLNRVPGTPPGSLGVAEPGTVVMNPETLRECPPARFDEHGTLLNADEAIGEIVDTMGAAKFEGYYNNPEATAKRVRNGWTWSGDLAYRDADGYWYFAGRTDDWLRVDGENIAAAPVERLLARYEPFADVAVYAVPDEHVGDQIMAAVTLAPDQAFDPASFMAFLKAQPDLGTKWTPRYIRLTRELPRTPTNKVLKRALREEACTTADPIYEHRDGAYTRRTA; this is translated from the coding sequence GTGCCCGAGCTGCACGACGACCGGCCCGCCCGCGAGGTCGCCTTCGCGGAGCTGGTCGCGGCCCGCGCGGACGACGACCGGCCGGGGCTGGCCTTCGAGGACGCGTCGTGGACGTGGCGGGAGGTCGTCGCCGAGGCCCGCCGCCGCGCCGCCCTCGCCCGCCCCGCCCGCGGGCACGTCGGGCTGTTCCTGGAGAACGGCCCGGAGCACCTGTTCTGGCTCCTCGGCCTGGCCCTCGCCGGGATCCCCGCCGTCGAGCTGAACCCGACCCGCCGGGGCGCCGAGCTGGCCCGCGACATCACCCACACCGACTGCCGCCTCCTGGTCACCGAGCCGTCCCGCGCGGAGCCGCTGGAAGGGCTGGTGGACGTCCCGTCCCTGACCGCCGGCACCCCCGCCTACGCGGACATGCTGGACGCGGCCCGGCCCGCGGAGCCCGCCCCGGTCGACCCGAAGACGATCTTCTCGCTGGTGTTCACGTCCGGCACCACGTCCGCGCCCAAGGCGGTGATCTGCACGCAGGGCAGGCTGGGCCGGATCGCGCTCCAGCAGCGCGACCGGCGCGGCCTCACCCGCGACGACGTGTTCTACGTCGTCATGCCGATGTTCCACTCCAACGCCCTGATGGCCGGGATCGCCCCCGCGGTCGCGACCGGCGGCCGCATCGTCCTGCGCCGCAGGTTCTCCGCCTCGGGCTTCCTCCCGGACGTCCGCCGCCACGGCGTCACGTTCTTCAACTACGTGGGCAAACCGCTCAGCTACATCCTCGCCACCCCGGAGAAGCCGGACGACGCGGACAACCCGCTCCGCATCGCGTTCGGCAACGAGGCCGCGGAGCGCGACATCCACGAGTTCGCCCGCCGCTTCGGCTGCACCGTCATCGACTCCTACGGCTCGAGCGAGGGCGAGATCCGCCTGAACCGCGTCCCGGGAACCCCGCCGGGCTCCCTGGGCGTCGCCGAACCCGGCACCGTCGTCATGAACCCGGAGACGCTCCGGGAATGCCCGCCCGCCCGGTTCGACGAGCACGGCACCCTGCTCAACGCCGACGAGGCCATCGGCGAGATCGTCGACACGATGGGCGCCGCCAAGTTCGAGGGCTACTACAACAATCCCGAGGCCACCGCGAAACGCGTCCGCAACGGCTGGACATGGTCGGGGGACCTCGCCTACCGCGACGCTGACGGCTACTGGTACTTCGCAGGCCGCACCGACGACTGGCTACGCGTGGACGGCGAGAACATCGCCGCAGCCCCCGTCGAACGCCTCCTGGCCCGCTACGAACCTTTCGCAGACGTGGCGGTCTACGCCGTCCCAGACGAGCACGTGGGCGACCAGATCATGGCGGCCGTGACCCTGGCCCCGGACCAGGCCTTCGACCCGGCGTCCTTCATGGCCTTCTTGAAGGCCCAACCCGACCTGGGCACCAAATGGACGCCCCGCTACATCCGGCTGACGAGGGAACTGCCGCGCACCCCCACCAACAAGGTGCTCAAACGCGCCCTGCGCGAGGAAGCCTGCACCACGGCGGACCCGATCTACGAACACCGCGACGGCGCCTACACCCGCCGAACGGCTTGA
- a CDS encoding SDR family NAD(P)-dependent oxidoreductase: MIDSYGPWAVIAGGSEGVGAAFAHRLADAGLNLVLIARKPGPLAETAEAVRAKGVEVRTLELDLVSPDPLKKVREVTDGLDVGLLVFNAGANSYGHEFVTGDLDRFQDVIDLNITAQLAFTHHFGGLMKERGRGGILLVGSLAGYMGQPQISIYSAAKAFGRVFAEGLWLEMREHGVDVLELVLGVTRTPAMERAGLNMDIPGLNVAEPDDVAREGLEHLKDGPVWVAGGNYELARKRSGHPRDKLVAGTYKAMQELLPDPA; encoded by the coding sequence ATGATCGACAGCTATGGCCCGTGGGCCGTCATCGCCGGCGGCTCGGAGGGGGTCGGCGCCGCCTTCGCACACCGGCTGGCCGACGCGGGCCTGAACCTCGTGCTCATCGCCCGCAAGCCCGGCCCTCTCGCGGAGACCGCGGAGGCCGTCCGCGCGAAGGGCGTGGAGGTCCGGACGCTGGAGCTGGACCTCGTCTCCCCCGACCCGCTGAAGAAGGTCCGCGAGGTCACCGACGGCCTGGACGTCGGCCTGCTCGTCTTCAACGCGGGCGCCAACAGCTACGGCCACGAGTTCGTCACCGGCGACCTGGACCGCTTCCAGGACGTCATCGACCTCAACATCACCGCGCAGCTCGCCTTCACGCACCACTTCGGCGGGCTGATGAAGGAGCGCGGACGCGGCGGCATCCTGCTGGTCGGCTCCCTGGCCGGTTACATGGGCCAGCCGCAGATCAGCATCTACTCCGCCGCCAAGGCGTTCGGCCGCGTCTTCGCCGAGGGCCTCTGGCTGGAGATGCGGGAGCACGGGGTGGACGTGCTGGAACTCGTCCTCGGCGTGACCCGCACCCCCGCCATGGAGCGCGCGGGACTGAACATGGACATCCCGGGCCTGAACGTCGCCGAACCCGACGACGTCGCCCGCGAGGGCCTCGAGCACCTCAAGGACGGCCCCGTCTGGGTGGCGGGCGGCAACTACGAGCTGGCCCGGAAACGCTCGGGCCACCCCCGCGACAAGCTGGTCGCCGGCACCTACAAGGCCATGCAGGAGCTCCTCCCGGACCCCGCCTGA
- a CDS encoding ferredoxin, producing MTSRQDDRLLDCPPAPVACRRCAAEVQVRKSSWEQTSIQWNAAARAACVNLDEEPHDTCPALRSAIQEATLTGAIKVVDGERAG from the coding sequence GTGACGTCCCGCCAGGACGACCGTCTCCTGGACTGCCCGCCGGCCCCGGTCGCCTGCCGCCGCTGCGCCGCCGAGGTGCAGGTGCGCAAGTCGAGCTGGGAGCAGACCAGCATCCAGTGGAACGCCGCCGCCCGGGCCGCCTGCGTGAACCTCGACGAGGAGCCGCACGACACGTGCCCGGCGCTGCGGTCGGCCATCCAGGAGGCGACGCTGACCGGCGCCATCAAGGTCGTCGACGGCGAGCGGGCGGGATGA
- a CDS encoding acyl-CoA dehydrogenase family protein, whose translation MLDTIMERADQIRELGPSNEALGKLDDKAVQILRESGAIRLLQPKEYGGLEVHPREFAETVMTAASLDGSTGWIVGIVGVHPWEMAYADPKVREEVWGEDPDTWIASPYAPMGVARPVDGGYIFNGRWQFSSGTDHCDWIFLGGMLGDEDGKVAQPPRSLHLILPRSDYEIVEDSWDVAGLSGTGSKDIIVRDAFVPAYRTLEYHKVVEGIAPREAGLTNPTYLMPFSTVFPLGISAAVIGIAEGALHHHLAYQRGRVQITGTKIKDDPYVLYAISEAAEEIKSARLALLDNCSRMYDKVAAGQTPTFAERAAGRRTQVRAAWRAVQAMNEIVVRSGGNAMRKDNPIQRFWRDAHVGLAHAIHVPGAVYHVSALTDLDIEPPQGPMRSMI comes from the coding sequence GTGCTTGACACGATCATGGAACGGGCGGACCAGATCCGCGAACTCGGCCCGTCCAACGAGGCCCTGGGCAAGCTGGACGACAAGGCCGTGCAGATCCTGCGGGAGTCGGGGGCGATCCGGCTGCTGCAGCCGAAGGAGTACGGCGGCCTGGAGGTGCATCCGCGCGAGTTCGCCGAGACGGTGATGACGGCCGCCTCCCTCGACGGCTCCACCGGCTGGATCGTCGGCATTGTTGGCGTCCACCCCTGGGAGATGGCCTACGCAGACCCAAAGGTCCGCGAGGAGGTCTGGGGCGAGGACCCCGACACCTGGATCGCGTCCCCCTACGCGCCCATGGGAGTCGCCCGCCCGGTGGACGGCGGCTACATCTTCAACGGCCGCTGGCAGTTCTCCTCCGGCACCGACCACTGCGACTGGATCTTCCTCGGCGGGATGCTGGGCGACGAGGACGGCAAGGTGGCGCAGCCGCCCCGGTCGCTGCACCTGATCCTGCCGCGCTCGGACTACGAGATCGTCGAGGACTCCTGGGACGTCGCGGGGCTGAGCGGCACCGGCAGCAAGGACATCATCGTCAGAGACGCGTTCGTCCCCGCGTACCGGACGCTGGAGTACCACAAGGTCGTCGAGGGGATCGCGCCGCGCGAGGCCGGGCTCACCAACCCGACCTACCTGATGCCGTTCTCGACGGTGTTCCCGCTCGGCATCAGCGCCGCCGTCATCGGCATCGCCGAAGGCGCGCTCCACCACCACCTGGCCTACCAGCGCGGCCGCGTCCAGATCACCGGCACGAAGATCAAGGACGACCCGTACGTGCTGTACGCGATCAGCGAGGCGGCCGAGGAGATCAAGTCGGCCAGGCTGGCGCTGCTGGACAACTGCTCCCGCATGTACGACAAGGTCGCCGCCGGGCAGACCCCCACGTTCGCCGAGCGCGCCGCCGGGCGCCGCACGCAGGTCCGTGCCGCGTGGCGGGCGGTGCAGGCGATGAACGAGATCGTCGTCCGCTCCGGCGGCAACGCGATGCGGAAGGACAACCCGATCCAGCGGTTCTGGCGGGACGCCCACGTCGGCCTCGCGCACGCGATCCACGTGCCGGGCGCGGTCTACCACGTGTCCGCGTTGACCGACCTGGACATCGAGCCCCCGCAGGGCCCGATGCGGTCGATGATCTGA
- a CDS encoding Rieske 2Fe-2S domain-containing protein codes for MILVTATNSDAVRTIEAEAISNRFARGWHCLGLAEKFKDGKPHTVNAFGQKLVVFTGADGKTNVLDAYCRHMGGDLSQGTVKGNEIACPFHDWRWGGDGRCKSIPYSRRVPLRARTAAWPTMEQDKLLFVWNDPEGNPPPADVTIPRIEGATRDDWTDWRWNETIVHTNAREVIDNVVDMAHFFYIHKSFPTYFKNIFEGHTATQIMKGRARDDARQEREGGGSGGPRMIGNTSVATYHGPSFMIDELTYHYEGYDLHSVLINCHYPIDQNSFSLHSGIIVQHSDALPPEAAEATAAKLSDFILAGFEQDIEIWRNKTRIDNPLLCEEDGPVYQLRRWYQQFYVDVADVTPEMTDRFEYEIDTTRPVESWEKEVQENLARRQAEGASA; via the coding sequence ATGATCCTGGTGACCGCAACCAACTCGGACGCAGTCCGCACCATCGAGGCGGAGGCCATCTCCAACCGCTTCGCCAGAGGGTGGCACTGTCTCGGGCTCGCCGAGAAGTTCAAGGACGGCAAGCCCCACACGGTCAACGCGTTCGGGCAGAAGCTCGTCGTCTTCACCGGCGCGGACGGCAAGACCAACGTCCTGGACGCCTACTGCCGGCACATGGGCGGTGACCTGTCGCAGGGCACGGTGAAGGGCAACGAGATCGCCTGCCCGTTCCACGACTGGCGCTGGGGCGGCGACGGGCGCTGCAAGTCGATCCCGTACTCGCGCCGCGTCCCCCTGCGGGCCCGGACCGCCGCGTGGCCGACGATGGAGCAGGACAAGCTGCTGTTCGTCTGGAACGACCCGGAGGGCAACCCGCCCCCGGCGGACGTCACGATCCCGCGGATCGAGGGCGCCACCCGCGACGACTGGACCGACTGGCGGTGGAACGAGACGATCGTCCACACCAACGCCCGCGAGGTCATCGACAACGTCGTCGACATGGCCCACTTCTTCTACATCCACAAGTCGTTCCCGACGTACTTCAAGAACATCTTCGAGGGCCACACCGCCACGCAGATCATGAAGGGCCGGGCCCGGGACGACGCCCGCCAGGAGCGCGAGGGCGGCGGCAGCGGCGGGCCGCGGATGATCGGCAACACGTCCGTCGCGACCTACCACGGCCCCTCGTTCATGATCGACGAGCTGACGTACCACTACGAGGGCTACGACCTGCACTCGGTCCTGATCAACTGCCACTACCCGATCGACCAGAACTCCTTCTCGCTGCACTCGGGCATCATCGTGCAGCACAGCGACGCGCTTCCGCCGGAGGCGGCCGAGGCGACCGCGGCGAAGCTGTCGGACTTCATCCTGGCCGGGTTCGAGCAGGACATCGAGATCTGGCGGAACAAGACCCGCATCGACAACCCGCTGCTGTGCGAGGAGGACGGCCCCGTCTACCAGCTGCGCCGCTGGTACCAGCAGTTCTACGTCGACGTCGCGGACGTGACGCCGGAGATGACCGACCGGTTCGAGTACGAGATCGACACGACCCGCCCGGTGGAGTCCTGGGAGAAGGAGGTCCAGGAGAACCTCGCGCGCCGCCAGGCCGAGGGGGCCTCGGCGTGA